Proteins found in one Aspergillus chevalieri M1 DNA, chromosome 2, nearly complete sequence genomic segment:
- the BRF1 gene encoding transcription factor TFIIIB subunit BRF1 (BUSCO:EOG092613QA;~COG:K;~EggNog:ENOG410PFE5;~InterPro:IPR013150,IPR036915,IPR011665,IPR000812, IPR029529,IPR013763;~PFAM:PF07741,PF00382;~go_component: GO:0000126 - transcription factor TFIIIB complex [Evidence IEA];~go_function: GO:0000995 - RNA polymerase III general transcription initiation factor activity [Evidence IEA];~go_function: GO:0017025 - TBP-class protein binding [Evidence IEA];~go_process: GO:0006352 - DNA-templated transcription, initiation [Evidence IEA];~go_process: GO:0006383 - transcription by RNA polymerase III [Evidence IEA];~go_process: GO:0070897 - transcription preinitiation complex assembly [Evidence IEA]) codes for MSARPGMRAPMPSRAGSRAPVGRLASLKPTNPTPIRRPQPIARPQPTKPTTHPKTSTCPNPGCPAPHIVEDDGQKVCSGCGTVISDANIVSEVTFGETSSGAAMVQGTFVGEDQSHVRSYGPGFQRGGNMESREITEQNGNRYINQLSRALIIPESAAKAAGQVFKLAVGLNFIQGRRTKTVAAVCLYIACRRQDGNTTMLIDFADVLMINVFKLGRTYKALLEELRIGGNVFLMNPIDPESLIYRFAKQLEFGSATMQVASEAIRIVQRMNRDWMTTGRRPAGVCGAALILAARMNNFRRTVREVVYVVKVTEITISQRLNEFSSTESGELTVDQFRSVQLENAHDPPSFTRAREGRKPGRRIKRKAPETAAEIEDDEYEEPPERRVDADGFAIPSLPIDPALRNAATGRRQSASSAVSDVSEAGEESLTSKPGQTKGSKPKSVPFQPSAEQVASENALENEMTAFLAKGSSMVETASHPAQGQDTNRRFISDSTEIDASEFESDPEVANCLLAPLEVEIKERIWVHENKDYLRTQQAKALKRALIEADSGPGVHKPRKRRRGRMGDVTYLEGEGEDGDGRSTRASTPAEATRRMLERRGFSKKINYRLLDSLYGEEGTETKPDGASRSQSVVSGRNVSVEPEPAPPRTGVFTPSATAKPTASPAPRPGPAPARATAPQASKQPNEEVLGPASGPNNNEEVVGEAPGNEDDYDEEDDEEEDGDDGVDAAFAGNYGDYYDDNSDGYDSD; via the coding sequence ATGTCAGCCAGACCAGGCATGCGGGCACCCATGCCCTCCCGCGCCGGGTCCAGGGCTCCTGTCGGCCGTCTGGCCAGTCTCAAACCTACCAATCCAACGCCTATCAGACGTCCGCAGCCAATAGCACGTCCGCAGCCGACCAAACCAACAACTCACCCCAAGACATCAACTTGTCCTAATCCCGGCTGTCCTGCACCTCATATCGTCGAGGATGACGGACAGAAAGTTTGCTCCGGATGTGGTACTGTTATCAGCGATGCAAACATCGTCTCCGAAGTCACCTTCGGAGAGACTTCGTCTGGTGCAGCAATGGTCCAGGGTACCTTCGTCGGAGAGGACCAGTCCCATGTCCGTAGTTATGGGCCCGGATTCCAGCGTGGGGGTAATATGGAAAGTCGAGAAATCACGGAACAGAACGGCAATCGATATATCAACCAATTGTCTCGTGCACTGATTATTCCTGAGAGTGCCGCCAAGGCCGCTGGCCAGGTCTTCAAGCTTGCCGTCGGGTTGAATTTTATTCAGGGTCGACGGACGAAAACCGTGGCAGCAGTGTGTCTGTACATTGCCTGTCGTCGACAGGATGGGAATACCACTATGTTGATCGATTTCGCTGACGTACTGATGATTAACGTCTTCAAACTCGGTAGAACTTACAAAGCTCTGTTGGAAGAGCTGCGAATCGGGGGTAATGTTTTCCTAATGAATCCGATCGATCCGGAGAGTTTGATCTATCGATTTGCCAAACAACTCGAATTCGGATCTGCCACGATGCAAGTGGCTAGTGAAGCAATCCGCATTGTGCAGCGTATGAACCGTGATTGGATGACTACCGGTCGACGACCGGCTGGTGTCTGCGGTGCAGCTTTAATCCTGGCCGCCAGAATGAACAACTTCCGCCGGACGGTCCGTGAAGTTGTCTATGTGGTGAAAGTTACTGAAATCACCATTAGTCAACGGTTGAACGAGTTCAGTTCTACCGAGAGTGGAGAGCTGACAGTCGATCAATTCCGGTCGGTGCAGCTGGAGAACGCACATGATCCGCCATCCTTTACGAGAGCAAGAGAGGGCAGGAAACCAGGTCGGAGAATTAAGCGCAAAGCCCCAGAAACAGCAGCGGAgattgaggatgatgaataCGAGGAGCCGCCGGAAAGACGCGTCGATGCTGATGGCTTTGCCATTCCTAGCCTTCCTATTGATCCTGCCCTGAGAAATGCGGCTACCGGCCGGCGACAATCAGCCTCATCTGCTGTCAGCGACGTTTCTGAGGCTGGAGAAGAGTCATTGACTTCCAAGCCCGGTCAAACGAAAGGCTCAAAGCCGAAAAGCGTTCCCTTTCAGCCCAGTGCAGAACAGGTTGCATCGGAAAATGCCCTCGAAAACGAAATGACCGCCTTCCTAGCCAAGGGCTCCAGCATGGTCGAAACAGCATCACACCCCGCCCAAGGTCAAGACACAAACAGAAGATTCATCTCAGACAGCACTGAAATCGACGCCAGCGAATTCGAATCCGACCCAGAAGTGGCAAACTGCCTCCTCGCCCCCTTAGAAGTCGAAATCAAAGAACGCATCTGGGTCCACGAAAACAAAGACTACCTCCGAACCCAACAAGCCAAGGCCCTGAAACGAGCCCTGATCGAAGCCGACTCAGGCCCAGGGGTGCACAAACCTCGCAAACGCCGCCGCGGCCGGATGGGTGATGTCACGTACCTCGAAGGCGAGGGcgaagatggagatggacGGAGCACACGCGCTTCAACGCCAGCAGAGGCAACACGTCGGATGCTCGAGCGCAGAGGGTTCAGTAAGAAGATCAATTACCGTCTCTTGGATTCTCTCTACGGCGAAGAGGGAACTGAAACAAAGCCCGACGGCGCAAGTCGCAGCCAGAGTGTCGTGTCCGGTCGTAATGTCAGCGTCGAACCTGAACCTGCACCACCACGAACCGGAGTTTTTACTCCGTCCGCTACAGCCAAACCTACTgcttctccagctcctcgCCCTGGCCCTGCTCCTGCCCGCGCCACCGCTCCACAAGCATCAAAGCAACCCAACGAAGAAGTTCTCGGCCCTGCCAGCGGACCAAACAATAACGAAGAAGTCGTTGGCGAAGCGCCGGGGAATGAGGACGACTacgacgaggaagacgatgaggaggaagatgggGATGATGGTGTCGACGCGGCGTTCGCAGGGAACTATGGGGATTACTACGATGACAATAGTGATGGTTATGATAGTGATTGA